A region of Planococcus sp. MSAK28401 DNA encodes the following proteins:
- a CDS encoding DUF2512 family protein, with translation MKHLIALAIKFVIITLVLLVILTWAFDVSFMNTLMISLALTALSYAIGDLLIFLNAGKPTHQSTRNTLATFADFIMALAVILLIGWLLTGELASMVAPALVSALVLSAGEWFFHQYVDRSVVPWYNEYKSAKG, from the coding sequence GTGAAACATCTTATTGCACTCGCCATTAAATTCGTCATTATTACACTTGTCTTGCTGGTTATCCTGACATGGGCATTCGATGTCAGCTTCATGAATACTTTGATGATCAGCCTCGCGCTTACTGCTTTATCTTATGCAATCGGCGATTTGCTCATCTTCTTGAATGCAGGAAAACCGACCCACCAATCAACCCGCAATACGCTAGCTACATTTGCTGATTTTATCATGGCACTGGCTGTCATTTTGCTGATTGGCTGGCTGTTGACCGGCGAACTCGCTTCCATGGTCGCCCCTGCACTCGTCAGCGCATTGGTGCTGTCGGCAGGCGAATGGTTTTTCCACCAATACGTCGACCGCAGTGTTGTCCCGTGGTATAACGAATACAAATCGGCCAAAGGTTAA
- a CDS encoding GGDEF domain-containing protein produces METYFFYFLENMALIIAMMYLGLKAREYVVPTIANSRKAPLLNGFLMGVLAFVIMYNPLIHEGMRVDLREAPLYFIAFVGGWLPGIVALIIPAIYRVMMEGPTVLQGISQGILLPVLIGSLFHDWKNYRPPYALVSIKRMMLGFMVFEVIKSVWMAWSTPATASMAIIMALMGAIGVLAMGWILNDTHRNIIRWKALEHDSTHDALTGLPNLRFFHEQVRELKYRGVPMAIVMMDVDHFKNYNDTHGHPAGDCVLRSIGRLMEEIARPEDVIARYGGEEFILCFTGVSTEQQAFELADGLRERIENYEFYGADKQPGGRLTVSLGAAISATEQPLDVLIEQADRALYQSKKSGRNKVSVASIKTGAELKTRQQVNA; encoded by the coding sequence ATGGAAACGTATTTTTTTTATTTCCTTGAAAATATGGCGTTGATTATAGCGATGATGTACCTCGGGTTGAAAGCGCGCGAGTATGTCGTGCCAACCATTGCAAATTCGCGAAAAGCACCCTTGTTGAATGGGTTTTTAATGGGAGTATTGGCGTTTGTCATCATGTACAATCCCCTTATTCATGAAGGCATGCGAGTCGACCTTCGTGAAGCGCCCTTGTATTTCATCGCTTTTGTTGGAGGCTGGCTGCCTGGTATTGTGGCCTTGATTATCCCGGCGATTTACAGAGTGATGATGGAAGGCCCGACCGTTTTGCAAGGCATTTCGCAAGGGATCCTGCTGCCTGTGTTGATTGGCAGCCTGTTCCATGACTGGAAAAATTACCGGCCGCCTTATGCGCTGGTGAGCATTAAACGCATGATGCTCGGCTTTATGGTATTTGAAGTGATTAAATCTGTGTGGATGGCGTGGTCAACTCCAGCGACTGCCAGTATGGCAATTATCATGGCTTTGATGGGGGCGATTGGCGTATTGGCGATGGGCTGGATTCTCAACGATACACACCGCAACATCATCCGCTGGAAAGCGCTCGAACACGACTCGACGCATGACGCCTTGACGGGTTTGCCGAATCTTCGGTTTTTCCATGAACAGGTACGTGAATTAAAGTATCGCGGTGTTCCGATGGCGATTGTCATGATGGACGTCGATCATTTCAAGAATTACAACGATACGCATGGCCATCCGGCAGGAGACTGTGTGCTGCGGTCGATCGGCCGGCTGATGGAAGAAATCGCGAGGCCCGAAGATGTCATCGCCCGCTACGGAGGTGAAGAATTCATCTTGTGCTTCACGGGGGTGTCGACTGAACAGCAGGCATTCGAACTGGCAGATGGCTTGCGCGAACGCATCGAGAACTATGAGTTTTACGGTGCTGACAAACAGCCGGGCGGGCGTTTAACGGTCTCGCTTGGAGCTGCGATTTCAGCAACAGAGCAGCCGCTTGATGTATTGATCGAACAGGCGGACCGTGCGCTTTACCAATCGAAAAAATCCGGCCGCAATAAAGTTTCGGTCGCATCGATTAAAACCGGTGCCGAACTGAAGACGAGACAACAAGTGAACGCCTAA
- a CDS encoding LTA synthase family protein — MEKLKSAGKFLLNQWDYALFVLLLLGKVYYFSNVSGTLFTTLEPFAYVQQFFSWLFGGESKGIFEGVMLISVGTILLGTFWLLLLHGRKRLFWMAITNLVLSFIILADTLYFRYFEDIISVTVLMQMRQVGDVGESIFALFRLSDALLLADVLLMAILWLFISRKKTAATKPSGFAKVGTALLVLVLGWQLTAVPFNKSMEDGGAWQFNKLISNMRVYNFTGLLGFHSANITRYIDDNFINRKVYSEDEISATQDWFDGRNAERMPGPYSGMAEGKNVIVLQVEALQNFVLNREVNGQEITPNLNRLARENLYFPNFYEQTALGRTSDAEFLLNTSLYPTAAGSAYMLYAENQFDALPSILKEQGYGTSVFHPYKPSFWNRYIIYPQLGIDRFYSEGDFEEAEIIGWAINDEALLDQSLEKMETFTEPFYSHIVTLTSHHPFEMPEHLQFLDTEGQYDGYHDRHFNNYLQSIHYVDRAIGKFVDGLEQKGILDDTMLVIYGDHSTGMSGNTEAFVEFTEADDPLSYFETNKNVPLILQIPGAEPKTFNQVASQLDLAPSLLDVLGGDPAEHYFVGSNMWNAQDAQATFRNGSFITNELSFIASSDGLYDNGSCFERATGEALDVEACKEVFKIGLEELRKSDDVLSGNMIKKFNSQP; from the coding sequence TTGGAAAAATTGAAATCAGCCGGAAAATTCCTCCTTAACCAGTGGGATTATGCTTTATTTGTCTTATTATTGCTTGGAAAAGTGTATTATTTTTCAAATGTAAGCGGCACCTTGTTTACGACGCTTGAGCCGTTCGCGTACGTTCAACAATTCTTTTCGTGGCTCTTTGGGGGAGAGAGCAAAGGAATCTTTGAAGGAGTAATGCTGATCAGCGTCGGAACGATCCTGCTTGGTACGTTTTGGCTGTTGCTGTTGCATGGCCGAAAACGGTTGTTTTGGATGGCCATCACCAACCTGGTGCTGAGTTTCATCATTTTAGCGGATACTTTGTATTTCCGTTATTTCGAAGACATCATTTCTGTAACGGTGTTGATGCAAATGCGCCAAGTGGGCGATGTTGGGGAAAGCATTTTTGCCTTGTTCCGCTTAAGTGATGCACTGTTACTGGCAGATGTACTGCTGATGGCAATCCTTTGGTTGTTCATCAGCCGGAAAAAAACGGCTGCTACGAAACCGTCGGGCTTTGCGAAAGTCGGGACGGCGTTATTGGTGCTCGTGCTCGGTTGGCAATTGACAGCGGTGCCATTCAATAAATCGATGGAAGACGGCGGTGCGTGGCAGTTCAATAAATTGATTTCGAATATGCGGGTGTATAATTTCACCGGTTTGCTCGGCTTCCACAGTGCCAATATCACACGCTATATCGACGATAATTTCATCAACCGGAAAGTGTATAGCGAAGATGAAATCTCAGCGACTCAGGATTGGTTTGACGGGCGCAATGCCGAGCGCATGCCAGGTCCATATTCCGGCATGGCGGAAGGCAAGAATGTTATCGTTCTGCAAGTGGAAGCGCTGCAGAATTTCGTTCTGAACCGTGAAGTGAATGGGCAAGAGATCACGCCGAACTTGAACCGTTTGGCGAGGGAAAATCTCTATTTCCCGAACTTCTATGAACAAACGGCGCTTGGCCGGACTTCAGATGCCGAGTTTCTATTGAACACTTCCTTATATCCGACTGCTGCAGGTTCCGCTTATATGCTCTATGCGGAAAACCAGTTCGATGCCTTGCCTTCAATATTGAAAGAACAAGGCTATGGAACAAGCGTCTTTCATCCATACAAACCTAGTTTTTGGAACCGTTACATCATTTATCCTCAACTCGGCATCGACCGTTTTTATTCGGAAGGGGATTTTGAGGAAGCAGAAATTATCGGCTGGGCGATCAATGACGAAGCCTTGCTTGATCAATCACTAGAGAAAATGGAAACATTTACGGAGCCGTTTTATTCACATATTGTCACTTTAACGAGCCATCACCCGTTTGAGATGCCAGAACATCTGCAATTTCTCGATACAGAAGGCCAATACGATGGCTACCACGATCGTCATTTTAATAATTACTTGCAGTCGATTCATTATGTTGACCGGGCGATCGGCAAATTTGTGGATGGCCTCGAGCAAAAAGGCATACTGGATGATACCATGCTGGTAATTTACGGGGACCATAGCACGGGGATGAGTGGGAATACAGAAGCGTTTGTGGAATTTACAGAGGCTGATGATCCGCTGAGCTATTTTGAGACGAATAAAAACGTGCCGCTCATTCTTCAGATTCCTGGAGCTGAACCGAAAACTTTCAATCAAGTGGCAAGCCAGCTCGATCTCGCTCCAAGTTTACTCGATGTACTTGGCGGTGACCCAGCCGAGCATTATTTTGTCGGCAGCAATATGTGGAATGCACAAGACGCCCAAGCGACATTCCGCAATGGCTCGTTCATCACCAATGAACTCAGTTTTATCGCAAGTTCGGATGGGTTATACGACAATGGCAGCTGTTTCGAGAGAGCAACCGGTGAAGCGCTTGATGTCGAAGCGTGCAAAGAAGTTTTCAAAATTGGCTTGGAAGAACTCCGGAAGTCCGATGACGTGCTAAGCGGCAATATGATTAAAAAATTCAACAGTCAACCATAA